AGTGTGCCACAGAAACCTGCCAGCTTTTGTCCAGGAATCACTTCAGCAGCCAAGCCAAAATCACACAGCTTGGCATTTCCCCTGCAGTCGATCAAAATGTTGCTGGCCTTTATGTCTCTATGGACAATGTGATGGTCATGGCAGTACTGCACTGCATGTACTATCTGGGCAAACAGCCTTCGAGTCTCGCTCTCCTCTAAAGACACCACGTTGATGATGCGATCTAGTAGCTCTCCCTCTGAGGCATACTCCATCACCAGGTAGGTAGTCTCTCTTCTCTGGACCACATGAAACAGCTTGATAATGTTAGGATGGCTAAGTGATTTCATAATCCTGGCTTCCCTGCAGATGGGTGAGGTGTACTCCTTGGTGTTTTGGAGAATTTTTACAGCCACAGAGGTACTTGTGGGGACATGGAAGGCCCGTTTCACCACTGAAAAGTTTCCTTCACCCAGTGTGTTCAGCATCTTATAGTTAATGTCGAAGTTCTCTTCAATTGAGTAGCAGGCCTTCAGATCCTGCTCCATCATCTTCAGATCCTGCTCCATCATCTTCAGATCCTGCTCCATCATCAGACCCTCTATGACTTGACTAGAACCAACCTTGCAatgagaaagtaaaaaaaaaaaaaaaaaaaaaaaaaggaacaaaacaaaaacaaaccatttaAAATCAGGCTGAAgagaatttttacatttaaaacttcTTACctccaaaagacaagaaaaatgccAGAAACATGTCAGACAACCTAATCAGGTATTTGGAATGCTTGGGAAGAGAAGAGCAAAGCACCTTCTAAAGCAGTAGACACAAACTATGACATAGATCAGGTTGACAGCAACCAAGTGCAAACTGATAGAACAAAACAAGGGATCACGGACAGTAAGAGCTGCTCACTGGAAAGAACCATCCTCTCCCCTGGTCTCAGCACACTCTGAGAGCCAGTGCACCAAGAAAATCAGGTTCTAGAGGAGTGCATAAGACAACAAACAGACACTCCAACACCCACAGTGtccaggctggagagctggctctggagtccAAAATGTCAGCTACTCCTGTAGAGGACCTGCACTTGGTTCTCAAGACCCAGGTCAGATGGCCCACAACTGCCCTAAGTCCAGCTCTCAATCTTACACCTCTGGCCTCTAAGGCCACTTATACAGCAGACTCATCATCACTACATGCCACTTAAAATACTGATACGAATCTttctatataatgttatttatgAACCTTgttggtcagaagagggcatcagattctctggagtaGAACTACAGGCAGTTGTAGTGAGAGCTTTGTTTGGTTTAAAACCTAGGTATGGTATATGAACATGTTATTGCTTTAATTCGGGGTGTTTGacaagaggctcacaaccatctataagtccagttccagaaaaatctgactccatcttctgacctccatagcagagaccagggaggtggtgctcagacacacatggaagcaaaatactcatgcacattattgaagacataaaatattctaatttatcaaatgtaactttaaaaagtaaaatagaagatAATAAAGAACATTGAAAAGTAAACACATAAATCAagccagcaaacacacaaaccaTAACCACAAAAGCCTATCATAGTCACCAAAGTGTAGAGAAACTCACTATTTTGGGATCTGAAGCTCCTGTAGTCCAAGTCTAATCGCTCAGCATCATTGAATGCCAGTTGCATTCCAATCAACTTACAGCTTCTGTCCTGTAATGACAGGAAGCAGCCTCATTCAGAGCTGTAAGTGGACAGGTGTCTATCATTCCTTACAATGGGTCCTGGTGTTGTCAAACCATGAAATTGATCAATGGTGTCCAGGCACAACCCACTGGCTTTCCCCacattctttcttgaaagacAGGACGTCTGATCTTGGTTAGTGGGGCAGTAGAGGGCTGGTTACACTCAAATATTTGTCCACAGTGTTGCCCAGAGACCCTTCTTCCTGCTAGGTCCACTGCCGAAGGTTCATAATTTTCCCTAAGCTATGCAAACAGGTAGGAACAATGTTCAAACAACTTGACACTCTGTGGAACTTTTGACACCCCAACTTTAACAAGGAATCTCCCCTTGTTAACAAGGAGTCCTAAGACTGATGATGGGCTCCAGAGCTTTGGTCCTCCCTCAGTTATGGATTCTGGCATTCATTGGCTACAGATGGACAGTGTTCAGCTTTTCACTTAGACCCTAGCCTTTATGACAACTTTGTAATAACTCATGTGTACACTAAAAGGATTCAattattaactttttttaaaacacacattCATAGGTGCTAAAGGATGGTAGCTATTTACTACATTGGTAGTTAGAACAAAATACTGTTTTCTATGGTAACCCAGGGTTTGAGACTAACACCTGTGAGGTTTAGAGGAAGATGATAGCATTCATCCCATGTTCCCCATTAGGCCTGAGACTTCTCACCAAAGCCCAGGATCCAGAGACAGTAACAATTCCCCTTTGTTTTTCCAAAGGGATAGGAGTTTGTAACGGAGTTCTGTGAAATGAGAGGTAGACCATCCAAGCAGTAGGCAGCTTTTGTTCCTCAAaatgtttttgagttctttggcCAGTGGGACTCAAGGGCATAGACTTGATTCTTTGCTTCAAAATTACTATTGCCCCCATCTCCTATGCCTGAGAAGACACTAGCTTTCATAGCACATTTGCTCTACTTAAGACAGAAGATACATCATGGGATGACAGCTGCAGACAGAGGGACCCAAGTAAATTCAGGGACAAGCAATTTTATCTTCCACAAAGGAAAGTTCTTCAAGGAAGTACAGTTGTGGCTCCTTTTAGACTTACATTTATCCTGGCCTTGAACCTTTTCAGCTGCCCACTTCCATAAATAAAATCAACAGAATAGGATCTGAGCATTGCCTTTGCTCCTTGCATGGAGTCATGATGTTTGAACTTCTAGGAAGATCAGAAGATAACCAGCCAGGAGGAATCTTTCTGCTAAAGCAGAGACACATTGGTGCCCTTGCTTAAGAGACCATCCAATCCTGTCTGTCAGTCCTCTGAACAGGAGGACTTGATGTGATGTGGCCTCTACTTGGAAAGTAAGGGTGTGAAcaaaacagggaaacagtgaaagaCTTGGATGGGGCAGGCATAAGAAAGTGTGATGGGGAGGAGAATGTGATCAATGTTCTTCATGTACATGTATGGAAATATCACTGAGAATGAACATGTTGTGTAGTTAACATAAACTAATGTTCCAAAATAGTGAAAGGAATATAGCCATGTAAAAtaggacattttaaaacaaagtcaaaaaactaaagaacaaagaagatataatttctTCCAATCATACTTCGAACCAACAAAGGACTGGAAGAGAGAGTTAGtataaaagcagaaaacagaaacttCGGGATGACaagatgacttagtgggtaagaggactcttctgaaggccctgagttcaaatcccagcaatcacaaccccctgtaatgagatctgatgccctcttctggtgcatctgaagacagctacactgtacttatgtataataataaataaatccttggaCCAGTATGAGCAGGGATGAGTGTGTggggctgaccagagtgagcagaggtcctaaaattcaatttacAGCAAcgacatgaaggctcacaactatttttatagctacagtgcactcacaaatataaaataaatacacctttaaaaaacaaacaaacaagcaaacaaacaacccagtaaCCTCTAAACTGAAACCTatggatttaaaagaaaactcactATGTTCAGATTCAACAATACACGAAGATCCAAGCGCAGTGGCTCAACAGCCTAGAACTCCAAATGCTCTCTACCAACAGCTACTTCAGTCACTGTAAGGACAGGAGGCAGCCTTAGCCAGAGCTTAAGTGGGCAGGTCAATGACCTCCCAATGGCTACTTTTGAGATCAGAAGTAAAATGGATCAATGATGGTAGGGCACAGTTCACTGGTTTCTTTCACATTCTGTCCTCAGGACAGGAAAGGCTGGTTAGTGGGGCAGTAGAAACACATGAAGAAGGTTACACCTAGTTAGCAGTCCCTAGATCCCTTATTGTGAGGAATTTGACCATGAAAGTTAGCCTGGCCTTCAGTTGGGCTAAGGCTAGAAGCACAGAGACCTTGAAgggatggtaggaactttgcctGCAGCAGGCACCTGGCCCTTGTCAGTAAATGCAGGCCCTTATAGATTTGTGTTCATCAGTAAAGTAAGGGCAATGCCCAAAGCCCTTCCACATGTAGCCTGAACATCTCAGACCAAGTTAATAGGAAAagagatgtgacctgtggtcacttagactcaagacagatctccattctaatgaggtacctagaggccttgagttcttagccaataagctttccttctcaGACATTCCTCCCAGCAaatggtatttaatctcaggcccatcctgagaagtggggtatggttttactcattcaatttctgccatgacaataaataccttaactccatggactgcctctttttatTGGGATCCACTGTGGGGAGCCACAGAGATGGCCCTTACCTATAGAGCCACTGTCTAATTTCCTGTAGAAGGTCTATTTGCATTCTCAaccacaactgccaccaagccAAGTTGGCCTCtctcaagccaaggactctccacaagggaccagccagagctctcccCTTTCCCACGCACAGCCCAGGGCTAGCTCCATCCCACAGGCCCAGATTCTGTTCTCAGATCTTCCTCTATTTGCAGAGGTGCTGGAGTGTCCAAGAATTTGGGAACTCCATGGCTCTAGCCTCTTCTCAGGTCCAGGGACCTTCAAGCCAGCTGTGACTGCCACACACCTCAGACTGTAGTTTCCCACAGCCCAATACCCATGCAGCAATGGCATGGGACTAGCACAAACTCCCTTTGTCCTACCTTCTCAAGCAGCCGACCCCTGTGTTAGAGTGGACACAGGACTCACAACCCTACCCCCTATGACCAACTCTATCTGCCAGGCTATATTTTCAAGATTTTTGGCAACTGGACCAACAGGGCCACATGCTAGGGACCAATGTTCAAACTCAGAACCCTTTCTTGGATAGTTGATATCTGTATTGCTTGGGGAATCTCTAGAGTTACAGAACATATGGAATGTCTTTCTATATTGAAGTAATTCATTATGgcaacttacagtctgtagtctaacttcccaacaatggtcagctgtgaatgggaagtccaagaatctagtagttgctcagtcccacgaggctagttgtttcagctggtcttctgttgaagtagattccaacaggtatgctggcaagtaaatgcaagtggttaaaaagagtgaatctttcttcttccaccgtccttatgtaggtctccctCAGAAGGTGTGgtcaagattaaaggtgtgtactacaatCCCTGGAACAGGGACttatctcaggctgaccttgaactcagagatctcttgcctttagtctcctgggattaaaggtgtgtactatctTGCCTTAGCCTAATCTTTTCATAGTCActttgcctcaagatctccatgccaagatccaggtcagaaacttgtgtcttccagcctcaagatctggatcataggtgagccctccaattctggattttggtttattccaaatatagtcaacgTGACCACCAGAAATAGCCATTACAATATCCAAACCCCAATAAAGACCCTTCCCACTTTTATAATACTAAGTGAAGTCATCTGAATCCCACCAGGCTGCAGACTGCTATCCTTCACTGGGTGTGCACACTCTATTAGTGTGCTTTATCTTGCTGGGATTCAAAACACCACAAAGAaatgcaacttggggaagaaagggtttatttggctttcactTCCCAATCATAGCCTACATGagtggaagtcagggcaggaactcaagacaggactCTTGAGGCCAGAACTGAGGCAGAGTCCATGGAGTAAAGCTGCTTACTTTGACTGAgcctgcatatatatacatatatacagccaTGACCTCGTATCCAGGGACATAAATCAATCATGTGCTCCCCCATAGAATTACCTACAAACGAATTAggttccttcttcttccccataTTTCTCTAGCTGGTGTCAAGTTTCCAAAAACTAATTGGCACACACTAACATTCATATATTAGTGGTTCACTTTTTACTTGGACACAAACATTCTGTAATAAGTGTTGGTTTATAGAACCTGTCTAACTCA
This Mus musculus strain C57BL/6J chromosome 7, GRCm38.p6 C57BL/6J DNA region includes the following protein-coding sequences:
- the Gm10662 gene encoding serine/threonine kinase-like, which codes for MMEQDLKMMEQDLKMMEQDLKACYSIEENFDINYKMLNTLGEGNFSVVKRAFHVPTSTSVAVKILQNTKEYTSPICREARIMKSLSHPNIIKLFHVVQRRETTYLVMEYASEGELLDRIINVVSLEESETRRLFAQIVHAVQYCHDHHIVHRDIKASNILIDCRGNAKLCDFGLAAEVIPGQKLAGFCGTLPYCAPELLQAEKYEGLPVDIWSLGVLLFLMVSGNLPFQGRSFVDLKQEIISANFSIPSHVSIDISNVIIELLMINPSRRPTIHQIMRHPMIRGSEACLPPTSTQTFPGTPSHSIVRTMTVIT